The Linepithema humile isolate Giens D197 chromosome 7, Lhum_UNIL_v1.0, whole genome shotgun sequence genome has a window encoding:
- the LOC105675788 gene encoding transient receptor potential channel pyrexia-like isoform X3, producing MKLRDVGKKLPLPVCWGRTPLHQAVRNNHADIVRILIEGDANVDVQDDHNITPLLLAGNVMNRNKANEMAKFVEIIEILVFAKAAINSVHPSTGTTALHHAAMLGSAEATQILLANGAEPMYRCSSSGSTPLHIAANTGNCETLMTLLEAMPFDIDTPDQINRTALHIAAYQGHRECVRALISYGANLTATTNTGVTAVDAIFSHISRPLEFLKNILDSCVQPGNKYRSEKYENIVVDFKILAPKYNQMQMAVVTAIIAATSNITQLAILQHPLIETFLRLKWAKLRTLFFGFMFAHLLFVISLSIYAIMNVQHITTYIEVVQGCLIFFSCFILFNNIIQVTLEPKHYLRQFETWLSFVSATLALAASVTSDFAKSKHNNKSEFSMFWVLHFISLAILMSWMHMMLLIGRVPMCYPYALMFSTVLKNIVKVLLAFCCLIIGFAFSFSIVFHGQDEFNFWNSIMKTMVMMMGEYEYEKLFPSNNTTYNEKDKGIFLPFTGQIIFFVFIMIASIALVNLMIGLAVNDIQGLEREGRIRRLLKQAEFIAHLERVTSHRIFRCKWLFCLIMIPTKITLASRQSYHRISHLLEKPIPKIPADLIDALFLLANKPFFSNDNSADENIEINGRWLVSTLFNLEEQIQHLKAYSYRNSTNRKSMNRHRVRKKNIRKKQ from the exons ATGAAACTTCGTGATGTGGGGAAGAAA tTGCCGTTACCCGTGTGCTGGGGAAGAACACCGTTGCATCAGGCGGTGAGAAATAATCATGCCGATATTGTCCGTATTCTGATAGAAGGCGATGCGAATGTAGATGTTCAGGACGACCACAACATTACTCCGTTGCTCCTGGCGGGAAACGTAATGAATCGCAATAAGGCCAATGAGATGGCTAAGTTCGTCGAGATCATTGAAATCTTGGTCTTCGCCAAAGCGGCCATCAACAGCGTTCATCCAAGCACAG GTACCACGGCTTTACACCACGCGGCGATGTTAGGCAGTGCAGAAGCGACGCAGATATTATTGGCGAACGGTGCGGAGCCGATGTATAGATGCAGCAGCTCCGGAAGCACACCTTTACACATCGCCGCGAATACAGGGAATTGTGAAACGTTGATGACGCTGCTTGAAGCGATGCCTTTCGACATCGACACTCCAGATCAG ATCAATCGCACGGCTCTTCATATAGCAGCTTATCAAGGACATCGCGAATGCGTGCGAGCTTTAATCAGTTATGGAGCTAATCTAACCGCGACGACGAATACCGGTGTCACCGCCGTCGATGCTatattttctcatatttcacgaccattagaatttttaaagaatattctaGATTCCTGCGTTCAGCCGGGCAATAAGTATCGTTcggaaaaatacgaaaat ATCGTTGTCGACTTCAAAATATTGGCACCGAAATACAATCAGATGCAAATGGCAGTAGTTACGGCTATTATAGCCGCAACCTCAAATATAACGCAACTGGCGATATTGCAACATCCTCTTATAGAGACATTCCTTAGGCTGAAATGGGCAAAATTGAGGACACTTTTCTTCGGTTTCATGTTCGCGCATCTTTTATTTGTCATTTCCCTCTCGATCTACGCTATAATGAACGTACAGCATATCACGACGTACATCGAAGTAGTTCAAGGATGTCTGATATTCTTTTCCTGCTTCATcctatttaacaatataattcaAGTTACATTAGAGCCCaa ACATTATTTGAGACAATTTGAAACGTGGTTGTCGTTCGTGTCCGCTACGTTGGCGTTAGCAGCATCCGTAACAAGCGATTTTGCGAAGTCAAAGCACAATAATAAATCTGAATTCTCGATGTTCTGGGTGCTGCACTTCATCAGTCTCGCAATTCTGATGAGCTGGATGCACATGATGCTGTTAATCGGCCGAGTTCCAATGTGTTATCCTTACGCTTTGATGTTTTCCACGGTTTTGAAGAACATCGTAAAG GTTCTCCTGGCGTTTTGCTGCTTAATTATCGGATTCGCGTTCAGCTTTTCCATTGTGTTCCATGGTCAggatgaatttaatttttggaatTCCATAATGAAGACCATGGTAATGATGATGGGTGAATACGAATACGAGAAATTATTTCCCAGCAACAATACGACATATAACGAAAAGGACAAAGGTATCTTCCTACCATTTACAGGCCAGATCATATTCTTTGTCTTCATCATGATCGCCAGCATCGCCCTGGTCAACCTCATGATCGGTCTGGCAGTCAATGACATTCAAGGCCTCGAAAGGGAG GGCCGTATACGTCGATTGTTGAAACAAGCGGAGTTCATCGCACATTTGGAAAGAGTGACGTCACATCGAATATTCCGCTGCAAGTGGCTATTTTGCTTAATAATGATTCCCACGAAAATTACGCTGGCCAGTCGTCAAAGTTATCACCGTATAAGTCATCTTTTAGAGAAGCCGATTCCTAAAATTCCCGCCGATTTAATAGatgctttatttttgttaGCTAATAAACCATTTTTCAGCAATGATAA CTCAGCAgatgaaaatatagaaatcaaTGGCAGATGGCTGGTTTCCACGTTATTTAATTTAGAGGAACAAATTCAACATTTGAAAGCATATTCTTATCGAAATTCGACGAATCGAAAATCGATGAATCGACATAGAgttaggaaaaaaaatattagaaaaaaacaatag
- the LOC105675788 gene encoding transient receptor potential channel pyrexia-like isoform X1, with protein sequence MDIVQESVDHNHAAFISAIENREFNKAKKILAIDSQNKYIRSVGALQITALHVAAWQGSIDLLNLLYKRGADVNDVDKIGRTALYYAAHEGNAEVTKWLVERGADVNAKVGVHSCARNNPYPSLMKLRDVGKKLPLPVCWGRTPLHQAVRNNHADIVRILIEGDANVDVQDDHNITPLLLAGNVMNRNKANEMAKFVEIIEILVFAKAAINSVHPSTGTTALHHAAMLGSAEATQILLANGAEPMYRCSSSGSTPLHIAANTGNCETLMTLLEAMPFDIDTPDQINRTALHIAAYQGHRECVRALISYGANLTATTNTGVTAVDAIFSHISRPLEFLKNILDSCVQPGNKYRSEKYENIVVDFKILAPKYNQMQMAVVTAIIAATSNITQLAILQHPLIETFLRLKWAKLRTLFFGFMFAHLLFVISLSIYAIMNVQHITTYIEVVQGCLIFFSCFILFNNIIQVTLEPKHYLRQFETWLSFVSATLALAASVTSDFAKSKHNNKSEFSMFWVLHFISLAILMSWMHMMLLIGRVPMCYPYALMFSTVLKNIVKVLLAFCCLIIGFAFSFSIVFHGQDEFNFWNSIMKTMVMMMGEYEYEKLFPSNNTTYNEKDKGIFLPFTGQIIFFVFIMIASIALVNLMIGLAVNDIQGLEREGRIRRLLKQAEFIAHLERVTSHRIFRCKWLFCLIMIPTKITLASRQSYHRISHLLEKPIPKIPADLIDALFLLANKPFFSNDNSADENIEINGRWLVSTLFNLEEQIQHLKAYSYRNSTNRKSMNRHRVRKKNIRKKQ encoded by the exons aagaaaattttagcgATCGACAGTCAAAACAAATACATTCGTTCAGTCGGTGCTCTTCAAATAACGGCCTTGCACGTTGCAGCGTGGCAGGGAAGTATAGATCTGTTGAACCTACTTTACAAAAGAGGCGCCGACGTGAACGACGTGGACAAAATCGGCAGAACCGCCCTTTATTATGCGGCACACGAAGGCAACGCCGAAGTGACAAAGTGGCTTGTCGAGCGTGGAGCGGACGTCAATGCCAAAGTCGGTGTCCACTCGTGTGCCAGAAACAACCCGTATCCTTCGTTGATGAAACTTCGTGATGTGGGGAAGAAA tTGCCGTTACCCGTGTGCTGGGGAAGAACACCGTTGCATCAGGCGGTGAGAAATAATCATGCCGATATTGTCCGTATTCTGATAGAAGGCGATGCGAATGTAGATGTTCAGGACGACCACAACATTACTCCGTTGCTCCTGGCGGGAAACGTAATGAATCGCAATAAGGCCAATGAGATGGCTAAGTTCGTCGAGATCATTGAAATCTTGGTCTTCGCCAAAGCGGCCATCAACAGCGTTCATCCAAGCACAG GTACCACGGCTTTACACCACGCGGCGATGTTAGGCAGTGCAGAAGCGACGCAGATATTATTGGCGAACGGTGCGGAGCCGATGTATAGATGCAGCAGCTCCGGAAGCACACCTTTACACATCGCCGCGAATACAGGGAATTGTGAAACGTTGATGACGCTGCTTGAAGCGATGCCTTTCGACATCGACACTCCAGATCAG ATCAATCGCACGGCTCTTCATATAGCAGCTTATCAAGGACATCGCGAATGCGTGCGAGCTTTAATCAGTTATGGAGCTAATCTAACCGCGACGACGAATACCGGTGTCACCGCCGTCGATGCTatattttctcatatttcacgaccattagaatttttaaagaatattctaGATTCCTGCGTTCAGCCGGGCAATAAGTATCGTTcggaaaaatacgaaaat ATCGTTGTCGACTTCAAAATATTGGCACCGAAATACAATCAGATGCAAATGGCAGTAGTTACGGCTATTATAGCCGCAACCTCAAATATAACGCAACTGGCGATATTGCAACATCCTCTTATAGAGACATTCCTTAGGCTGAAATGGGCAAAATTGAGGACACTTTTCTTCGGTTTCATGTTCGCGCATCTTTTATTTGTCATTTCCCTCTCGATCTACGCTATAATGAACGTACAGCATATCACGACGTACATCGAAGTAGTTCAAGGATGTCTGATATTCTTTTCCTGCTTCATcctatttaacaatataattcaAGTTACATTAGAGCCCaa ACATTATTTGAGACAATTTGAAACGTGGTTGTCGTTCGTGTCCGCTACGTTGGCGTTAGCAGCATCCGTAACAAGCGATTTTGCGAAGTCAAAGCACAATAATAAATCTGAATTCTCGATGTTCTGGGTGCTGCACTTCATCAGTCTCGCAATTCTGATGAGCTGGATGCACATGATGCTGTTAATCGGCCGAGTTCCAATGTGTTATCCTTACGCTTTGATGTTTTCCACGGTTTTGAAGAACATCGTAAAG GTTCTCCTGGCGTTTTGCTGCTTAATTATCGGATTCGCGTTCAGCTTTTCCATTGTGTTCCATGGTCAggatgaatttaatttttggaatTCCATAATGAAGACCATGGTAATGATGATGGGTGAATACGAATACGAGAAATTATTTCCCAGCAACAATACGACATATAACGAAAAGGACAAAGGTATCTTCCTACCATTTACAGGCCAGATCATATTCTTTGTCTTCATCATGATCGCCAGCATCGCCCTGGTCAACCTCATGATCGGTCTGGCAGTCAATGACATTCAAGGCCTCGAAAGGGAG GGCCGTATACGTCGATTGTTGAAACAAGCGGAGTTCATCGCACATTTGGAAAGAGTGACGTCACATCGAATATTCCGCTGCAAGTGGCTATTTTGCTTAATAATGATTCCCACGAAAATTACGCTGGCCAGTCGTCAAAGTTATCACCGTATAAGTCATCTTTTAGAGAAGCCGATTCCTAAAATTCCCGCCGATTTAATAGatgctttatttttgttaGCTAATAAACCATTTTTCAGCAATGATAA CTCAGCAgatgaaaatatagaaatcaaTGGCAGATGGCTGGTTTCCACGTTATTTAATTTAGAGGAACAAATTCAACATTTGAAAGCATATTCTTATCGAAATTCGACGAATCGAAAATCGATGAATCGACATAGAgttaggaaaaaaaatattagaaaaaaacaatag
- the LOC105675788 gene encoding transient receptor potential channel pyrexia-like isoform X2, giving the protein MDIVQESVDHNHAAFISAIENREFNKAKKILAIDSQNKYIRSVGALQITALHVAAWQGSIDLLNLLYKRGADVNDVDKIGRTALYYAAHEGNAEVTKWLVERGADVNAKVGVHSCARNNPYPSLMKLRDVGKKLPLPVCWGRTPLHQAVRNNHADIVRILIEGDANVDVQDDHNITPLLLAGNVMNRNKANEMAKFVEIIEILVFAKAAINSVHPSTGTTALHHAAMLGSAEATQILLANGAEPMYRCSSSGSTPLHIAANTGNCETLMTLLEAMPFDIDTPDQINRTALHIAAYQGHRECVRALISYGANLTATTNTGVTAVDAIFSHISRPLEFLKNILDSCVQPGNKYRSEKYENIVVDFKILAPKYNQMQMAVVTAIIAATSNITQLAILQHPLIETFLRLKWAKLRTLFFGFMFAHLLFVISLSIYAIMNVQHITTYIEVVQGCLIFFSCFILFNNIIQVTLEPKHYLRQFETWLSFVSATLALAASVTSDFAKSKHNNKSEFSMFWVLHFISLAILMSWMHMMLLIGRVPMCYPYALMFSTVLKNIVKVLLAFCCLIIGFAFSFSIVFHGQDEFNFWNSIMKTMVMMMGEYEYEKLFPSNNTTYNEKDKGIFLPFTGQIIFFVFIMIASIALVNLMIGLAVNDIQGLEREGRIRRLLKQAEFIAHLERVTSHRIFRSQQMKI; this is encoded by the exons aagaaaattttagcgATCGACAGTCAAAACAAATACATTCGTTCAGTCGGTGCTCTTCAAATAACGGCCTTGCACGTTGCAGCGTGGCAGGGAAGTATAGATCTGTTGAACCTACTTTACAAAAGAGGCGCCGACGTGAACGACGTGGACAAAATCGGCAGAACCGCCCTTTATTATGCGGCACACGAAGGCAACGCCGAAGTGACAAAGTGGCTTGTCGAGCGTGGAGCGGACGTCAATGCCAAAGTCGGTGTCCACTCGTGTGCCAGAAACAACCCGTATCCTTCGTTGATGAAACTTCGTGATGTGGGGAAGAAA tTGCCGTTACCCGTGTGCTGGGGAAGAACACCGTTGCATCAGGCGGTGAGAAATAATCATGCCGATATTGTCCGTATTCTGATAGAAGGCGATGCGAATGTAGATGTTCAGGACGACCACAACATTACTCCGTTGCTCCTGGCGGGAAACGTAATGAATCGCAATAAGGCCAATGAGATGGCTAAGTTCGTCGAGATCATTGAAATCTTGGTCTTCGCCAAAGCGGCCATCAACAGCGTTCATCCAAGCACAG GTACCACGGCTTTACACCACGCGGCGATGTTAGGCAGTGCAGAAGCGACGCAGATATTATTGGCGAACGGTGCGGAGCCGATGTATAGATGCAGCAGCTCCGGAAGCACACCTTTACACATCGCCGCGAATACAGGGAATTGTGAAACGTTGATGACGCTGCTTGAAGCGATGCCTTTCGACATCGACACTCCAGATCAG ATCAATCGCACGGCTCTTCATATAGCAGCTTATCAAGGACATCGCGAATGCGTGCGAGCTTTAATCAGTTATGGAGCTAATCTAACCGCGACGACGAATACCGGTGTCACCGCCGTCGATGCTatattttctcatatttcacgaccattagaatttttaaagaatattctaGATTCCTGCGTTCAGCCGGGCAATAAGTATCGTTcggaaaaatacgaaaat ATCGTTGTCGACTTCAAAATATTGGCACCGAAATACAATCAGATGCAAATGGCAGTAGTTACGGCTATTATAGCCGCAACCTCAAATATAACGCAACTGGCGATATTGCAACATCCTCTTATAGAGACATTCCTTAGGCTGAAATGGGCAAAATTGAGGACACTTTTCTTCGGTTTCATGTTCGCGCATCTTTTATTTGTCATTTCCCTCTCGATCTACGCTATAATGAACGTACAGCATATCACGACGTACATCGAAGTAGTTCAAGGATGTCTGATATTCTTTTCCTGCTTCATcctatttaacaatataattcaAGTTACATTAGAGCCCaa ACATTATTTGAGACAATTTGAAACGTGGTTGTCGTTCGTGTCCGCTACGTTGGCGTTAGCAGCATCCGTAACAAGCGATTTTGCGAAGTCAAAGCACAATAATAAATCTGAATTCTCGATGTTCTGGGTGCTGCACTTCATCAGTCTCGCAATTCTGATGAGCTGGATGCACATGATGCTGTTAATCGGCCGAGTTCCAATGTGTTATCCTTACGCTTTGATGTTTTCCACGGTTTTGAAGAACATCGTAAAG GTTCTCCTGGCGTTTTGCTGCTTAATTATCGGATTCGCGTTCAGCTTTTCCATTGTGTTCCATGGTCAggatgaatttaatttttggaatTCCATAATGAAGACCATGGTAATGATGATGGGTGAATACGAATACGAGAAATTATTTCCCAGCAACAATACGACATATAACGAAAAGGACAAAGGTATCTTCCTACCATTTACAGGCCAGATCATATTCTTTGTCTTCATCATGATCGCCAGCATCGCCCTGGTCAACCTCATGATCGGTCTGGCAGTCAATGACATTCAAGGCCTCGAAAGGGAG GGCCGTATACGTCGATTGTTGAAACAAGCGGAGTTCATCGCACATTTGGAAAGAGTGACGTCACATCGAATATTCCGCT CTCAGCAgatgaaaatatag
- the LOC105675788 gene encoding transient receptor potential channel pyrexia-like isoform X4, with product MDIVQESVDHNHAAFISAIENREFNKAKKILAIDSQNKYIRSVGALQITALHVAAWQGSIDLLNLLYKRGADVNDVDKIGRTALYYAAHEGNAEVTKWLVERGADVNAKVGVHSCARNNPYPSLMKLRDVGKKLPLPVCWGRTPLHQAVRNNHADIVRILIEGDANVDVQDDHNITPLLLAGNVMNRNKANEMAKFVEIIEILVFAKAAINSVHPSTGTTALHHAAMLGSAEATQILLANGAEPMYRCSSSGSTPLHIAANTGNCETLMTLLEAMPFDIDTPDQINRTALHIAAYQGHRECVRALISYGANLTATTNTGVTAVDAIFSHISRPLEFLKNILDSCVQPGNKYRSEKYENIVVDFKILAPKYNQMQMAVVTAIIAATSNITQLAILQHPLIETFLRLKWAKLRTLFFGFMFAHLLFVISLSIYAIMNVQHITTYIEVVQGCLIFFSCFILFNNIIQVTLEPKHYLRQFETWLSFVSATLALAASVTSDFAKSKHNNKSEFSMFWVLHFISLAILMSWMHMMLLIGRVPMCYPYALMFSTVLKNIVKVLLAFCCLIIGFAFSFSIVFHGQDEFNFWNSIMKTMVMMMGEYEYEKLFPSNNTTYNEKDKGIFLPFTGQIIFFVFIMIASIALVNLMIGLAVNDIQGLERELSR from the exons aagaaaattttagcgATCGACAGTCAAAACAAATACATTCGTTCAGTCGGTGCTCTTCAAATAACGGCCTTGCACGTTGCAGCGTGGCAGGGAAGTATAGATCTGTTGAACCTACTTTACAAAAGAGGCGCCGACGTGAACGACGTGGACAAAATCGGCAGAACCGCCCTTTATTATGCGGCACACGAAGGCAACGCCGAAGTGACAAAGTGGCTTGTCGAGCGTGGAGCGGACGTCAATGCCAAAGTCGGTGTCCACTCGTGTGCCAGAAACAACCCGTATCCTTCGTTGATGAAACTTCGTGATGTGGGGAAGAAA tTGCCGTTACCCGTGTGCTGGGGAAGAACACCGTTGCATCAGGCGGTGAGAAATAATCATGCCGATATTGTCCGTATTCTGATAGAAGGCGATGCGAATGTAGATGTTCAGGACGACCACAACATTACTCCGTTGCTCCTGGCGGGAAACGTAATGAATCGCAATAAGGCCAATGAGATGGCTAAGTTCGTCGAGATCATTGAAATCTTGGTCTTCGCCAAAGCGGCCATCAACAGCGTTCATCCAAGCACAG GTACCACGGCTTTACACCACGCGGCGATGTTAGGCAGTGCAGAAGCGACGCAGATATTATTGGCGAACGGTGCGGAGCCGATGTATAGATGCAGCAGCTCCGGAAGCACACCTTTACACATCGCCGCGAATACAGGGAATTGTGAAACGTTGATGACGCTGCTTGAAGCGATGCCTTTCGACATCGACACTCCAGATCAG ATCAATCGCACGGCTCTTCATATAGCAGCTTATCAAGGACATCGCGAATGCGTGCGAGCTTTAATCAGTTATGGAGCTAATCTAACCGCGACGACGAATACCGGTGTCACCGCCGTCGATGCTatattttctcatatttcacgaccattagaatttttaaagaatattctaGATTCCTGCGTTCAGCCGGGCAATAAGTATCGTTcggaaaaatacgaaaat ATCGTTGTCGACTTCAAAATATTGGCACCGAAATACAATCAGATGCAAATGGCAGTAGTTACGGCTATTATAGCCGCAACCTCAAATATAACGCAACTGGCGATATTGCAACATCCTCTTATAGAGACATTCCTTAGGCTGAAATGGGCAAAATTGAGGACACTTTTCTTCGGTTTCATGTTCGCGCATCTTTTATTTGTCATTTCCCTCTCGATCTACGCTATAATGAACGTACAGCATATCACGACGTACATCGAAGTAGTTCAAGGATGTCTGATATTCTTTTCCTGCTTCATcctatttaacaatataattcaAGTTACATTAGAGCCCaa ACATTATTTGAGACAATTTGAAACGTGGTTGTCGTTCGTGTCCGCTACGTTGGCGTTAGCAGCATCCGTAACAAGCGATTTTGCGAAGTCAAAGCACAATAATAAATCTGAATTCTCGATGTTCTGGGTGCTGCACTTCATCAGTCTCGCAATTCTGATGAGCTGGATGCACATGATGCTGTTAATCGGCCGAGTTCCAATGTGTTATCCTTACGCTTTGATGTTTTCCACGGTTTTGAAGAACATCGTAAAG GTTCTCCTGGCGTTTTGCTGCTTAATTATCGGATTCGCGTTCAGCTTTTCCATTGTGTTCCATGGTCAggatgaatttaatttttggaatTCCATAATGAAGACCATGGTAATGATGATGGGTGAATACGAATACGAGAAATTATTTCCCAGCAACAATACGACATATAACGAAAAGGACAAAGGTATCTTCCTACCATTTACAGGCCAGATCATATTCTTTGTCTTCATCATGATCGCCAGCATCGCCCTGGTCAACCTCATGATCGGTCTGGCAGTCAATGACATTCAAGGCCTCGAAAGGGAG CTCAGCAgatga